Proteins encoded in a region of the Limibacillus sp. genome:
- the ilvD gene encoding dihydroxy-acid dehydratase — MPLDAPKKKWDKSKMVSRHVSVGPSKAPHRSYYYAMGLSQEDIDKPFVGVATCWNEAAPCNISLSRQAQVVKKGVVAGGGTPREFTTITVTDGIAMGHAGMKSSLVSRDVIADSVELTMRGHCYDAIVGLAGCDKSLPGMMMAMVRLNVPGVFMYGGSILPGRYKGRDVTVQDVFEAVGAHSAGNMAEEDLRALECVACPSAGSCGGQFTANTMACVSEAIGLAMPGSAGAPAPYETRDQYAEASGEATMRLLEQNLRPRDIVTREALENAAVVVAASGGSTNAALHLPAIAHEAGIEFDIHDVAAIFRKTPYIADLKPGGRFVAKDLFEIGGVPVLMKALLDGGFLHGDCITVTGKTMAENLADVVFPTDQEIVRPTSNPITSWGGVVGLRGNLAPQGAIVKVAGMKNLRFEGRALCFDCEEDAFKAVQERRYKEGDVFVIRYEGPRGGPGMREMLATTAAIYGQGMGDKVALITDGRFSGATRGFCIGHVGPEAAVGGPIGLLKDGDPIVIDANEGTIEVGLSDAELEARRKEWKPREHDYQSGAIWKYAQTVGDAEKGAVTHPGAKAEKHVYADL, encoded by the coding sequence ATGCCGCTCGATGCACCGAAGAAGAAGTGGGACAAGTCCAAGATGGTCAGCCGCCATGTCTCGGTCGGACCGAGCAAGGCGCCCCATCGCTCCTACTACTACGCCATGGGTCTCAGCCAGGAGGATATCGACAAACCCTTCGTGGGTGTGGCGACCTGCTGGAACGAGGCGGCGCCCTGCAACATCTCCCTCAGCCGTCAAGCCCAGGTGGTCAAGAAGGGCGTGGTCGCCGGCGGCGGCACGCCGCGCGAGTTCACCACCATCACCGTGACCGACGGCATCGCCATGGGCCATGCTGGCATGAAGTCCTCCCTCGTCAGCCGCGACGTGATCGCCGATTCGGTCGAGCTGACCATGCGCGGCCATTGCTACGACGCCATCGTCGGCCTCGCGGGCTGCGACAAGTCGCTGCCCGGCATGATGATGGCCATGGTCCGCCTCAACGTGCCCGGCGTCTTCATGTACGGCGGTTCCATCCTTCCCGGCCGCTACAAGGGCCGGGACGTGACGGTCCAGGACGTCTTTGAAGCGGTCGGCGCGCACTCCGCCGGGAACATGGCGGAAGAGGATCTGCGCGCGCTTGAGTGCGTCGCCTGTCCCTCCGCGGGTTCCTGCGGCGGCCAGTTCACCGCCAACACCATGGCCTGCGTTTCCGAGGCCATCGGTCTTGCCATGCCGGGTTCGGCGGGGGCGCCCGCGCCCTACGAGACGCGCGACCAGTACGCGGAGGCCTCTGGCGAGGCCACCATGCGCCTCTTGGAGCAGAACCTGCGCCCGCGCGACATCGTGACCCGCGAGGCGCTGGAGAACGCGGCCGTCGTGGTGGCCGCGTCCGGCGGCTCCACCAACGCGGCGCTCCATCTGCCCGCCATTGCGCATGAGGCCGGCATTGAGTTCGACATCCACGATGTGGCGGCGATCTTCCGCAAGACGCCTTATATCGCCGATCTGAAGCCCGGCGGGCGTTTCGTCGCAAAGGACCTCTTTGAGATCGGCGGCGTGCCGGTCCTCATGAAGGCGCTGCTGGACGGCGGCTTCCTGCATGGCGACTGCATCACCGTGACCGGCAAGACCATGGCCGAGAACCTCGCGGACGTGGTCTTCCCGACCGATCAGGAGATCGTGCGCCCGACCAGCAACCCCATCACCTCCTGGGGCGGCGTCGTCGGTCTGCGCGGCAATCTCGCGCCGCAGGGCGCGATCGTGAAGGTCGCGGGCATGAAGAACCTGCGCTTTGAGGGCCGTGCGCTCTGCTTCGACTGCGAAGAGGACGCCTTCAAGGCGGTGCAGGAGCGCCGCTACAAGGAAGGCGACGTCTTCGTGATCCGCTACGAAGGGCCGCGTGGCGGCCCCGGCATGCGCGAGATGCTGGCGACCACGGCAGCCATCTACGGGCAGGGCATGGGCGACAAGGTCGCGCTGATCACGGACGGCCGTTTCTCCGGCGCGACCCGGGGTTTCTGCATCGGCCACGTCGGCCCGGAAGCCGCGGTCGGTGGGCCCATCGGTCTGCTGAAGGATGGCGATCCCATCGTGATCGACGCCAACGAGGGCACCATCGAGGTGGGGCTGAGCGACGCCGAACTGGAAGCGCGCCGCAAGGAATGGAAGCCGCGCGAGCACGACTATCAGTCCGGCGCCATCTGGAAGTACGCGCAGACGGTCGGCGACGCCGAGAAGGGTGCGGTCACCCATCCCGGCGCCAAGGCCGAAAAGCACGTCTACGCTGATCTGTAA